A single region of the Vagococcus teuberi genome encodes:
- a CDS encoding DUF1292 domain-containing protein: protein MTDNHEHNHDHDHVHDADDLITLIDDEGNEVLFRIHLTIDGKEQFGKEYVLLYDASTPEGEEVELLAYAYEQADNEAEGRLMEVETEAEWDMIEEVFNAFEAEED, encoded by the coding sequence ATGACAGACAACCATGAACATAACCATGATCACGATCATGTACATGATGCAGATGATTTAATTACATTAATTGATGATGAAGGTAACGAGGTACTATTCCGTATTCATTTAACAATTGATGGAAAAGAACAATTTGGTAAAGAGTACGTATTATTATATGATGCAAGTACACCAGAAGGCGAAGAAGTTGAGTTATTAGCCTATGCTTACGAACAAGCAGATAATGAAGCAGAGGGCCGTCTAATGGAAGTTGAAACAGAAGCTGAATGGGATATGATTGAAGAAGTCTTCAATGCCTTCGAAGCCGAAGAAGATTAA
- the rnhC gene encoding ribonuclease HIII: MQQTITLLASDKLISELTTAYEPYFQRTPPYALFQAKIPGVVITAYQSKKVVFQGVNAEKEAAMWEKRGANTTQKKQSSNSSNSLPKDFASWNVVGSDEVGNGSYLGPVVVCAAYVDETHMPLLKELGVKDSKMLTDTDIKRIAKEIIHVMPYRKLVLTPKKYNEIQPEYNVNRMKVALHNQAIYLLLQDISPITPKGILIDQFTPESNYRKYLAKEKNQVTKPLYFTTKGEQYHLAVAAASIICRAEFLTSLETASKELGFTVPSGAGQKSDIAAAKIIKKGGMPLLEQYAKVHFANTQKAYHLINR; this comes from the coding sequence ATGCAACAAACTATAACATTATTAGCTTCTGACAAGCTAATCAGTGAACTAACAACAGCTTATGAACCATATTTCCAAAGGACACCCCCATATGCATTATTTCAAGCCAAAATTCCTGGAGTAGTTATCACAGCTTATCAATCAAAAAAGGTTGTCTTTCAAGGAGTCAACGCTGAAAAAGAAGCCGCTATGTGGGAAAAGCGTGGAGCTAACACGACGCAAAAAAAACAATCTTCTAATTCTTCAAACTCGTTACCAAAAGATTTTGCTTCATGGAACGTTGTGGGGAGTGACGAGGTTGGTAATGGTAGTTACCTTGGACCAGTTGTTGTCTGTGCTGCTTACGTTGATGAAACACACATGCCTTTATTAAAAGAATTAGGTGTGAAGGATTCTAAAATGTTAACTGACACAGATATTAAACGCATTGCAAAAGAGATTATTCATGTCATGCCCTACCGAAAACTTGTACTCACACCCAAAAAATATAATGAAATACAACCTGAGTATAATGTCAATCGGATGAAAGTTGCCTTACATAACCAAGCGATTTACTTATTATTACAAGATATTTCTCCGATTACCCCCAAAGGTATATTAATTGACCAATTTACTCCTGAGTCAAACTATCGAAAGTATTTAGCTAAAGAGAAAAATCAAGTAACTAAACCTTTATACTTCACGACAAAAGGAGAACAATATCATCTGGCGGTTGCTGCAGCATCCATTATTTGCCGCGCGGAATTTTTAACAAGTTTAGAAACAGCTAGTAAAGAATTAGGATTTACTGTGCCCTCTGGTGCTGGACAAAAATCAGATATAGCTGCTGCTAAAATCATAAAAAAAGGTGGCATGCCCCTTTTAGAACAATATGCAAAAGTTCATTTTGCCAACACTCAAAAAGCCTACCATTTAATAAATCGTTAA
- a CDS encoding CvpA family protein has protein sequence MVITIISILILLTGFYAGYRRGFALQLIYFVGYALSFFMAKESYQSVGKKIELLVPYPAPTQTTKLSVFDNNLIFDLDKAFYAGFAFILILLVGYLITRFIGMLCYRLTFIQLANKSNQLIGGVINLGLTYIGLVLVLTVLSMIPLGFIQNAFDKSGIAKGMIEHTPVLSANLYQWFIKQIIL, from the coding sequence ATGGTTATAACGATAATTAGTATACTTATATTATTAACAGGATTTTATGCCGGATATCGCCGAGGATTTGCCTTGCAACTGATTTATTTTGTCGGATACGCCTTAAGTTTTTTCATGGCAAAAGAATCGTATCAATCAGTTGGTAAAAAGATTGAATTACTCGTCCCTTATCCAGCACCAACACAAACCACTAAACTTAGTGTGTTTGATAATAATTTAATCTTTGATTTAGACAAAGCTTTTTATGCTGGCTTTGCGTTCATACTCATCCTTTTAGTAGGGTATTTAATCACAAGATTTATTGGCATGTTATGCTACAGATTAACGTTTATTCAACTAGCGAATAAAAGCAATCAATTAATAGGTGGTGTAATCAATCTTGGCTTAACTTATATTGGATTAGTACTTGTTCTGACAGTTTTGTCGATGATACCTTTAGGATTTATTCAAAATGCATTTGATAAATCAGGTATTGCTAAGGGAATGATTGAGCACACTCCAGTATTATCAGCCAATCTATACCAATGGTTTATTAAACAAATTATTTTATAA
- a CDS encoding GNAT family N-acetyltransferase, translating into MITKLEVLTENQLKDIMSIWLDTNKKAHSFIANSYWEDNVEFVEKELPKADIYIATDENEKIIGFLGILEGYIAGLFVSSDYQRQGIGNKLIERAKADFEELSLTVYEKNKQAINFYTKEGFKISETQRDEGTKEIELVMVYKN; encoded by the coding sequence GTGATTACTAAATTAGAGGTGTTAACGGAAAATCAATTAAAAGATATTATGTCGATTTGGCTTGATACTAACAAAAAAGCTCATTCTTTTATAGCCAATTCATATTGGGAAGACAATGTAGAGTTTGTAGAAAAAGAGTTGCCGAAAGCAGACATCTATATAGCAACAGATGAAAACGAAAAAATTATTGGCTTTTTAGGTATTTTAGAAGGCTATATAGCGGGATTATTTGTATCGTCTGATTATCAAAGGCAAGGTATTGGAAATAAACTAATAGAACGAGCAAAAGCTGATTTTGAAGAATTATCCTTAACAGTTTATGAGAAAAATAAACAGGCAATTAATTTTTATACTAAAGAAGGATTTAAAATTAGTGAAACTCAACGTGACGAAGGGACAAAAGAAATTGAATTGGTCATGGTATACAAAAACTGA
- the zapA gene encoding cell division protein ZapA codes for MALEENKRYKATIAGNTYTIIGKESHYHMDIVNQLANEQLETIMKNAPKLSTEQAAILLAINTLSVQIKQQETILDLKKDISDLEDELEKMMGLEERLANIESREKEMRKKILQENRKLTDEEMLNQIEIQKIVNEQAKEKIKRNNNQKKSSINK; via the coding sequence ATGGCTCTTGAAGAGAACAAACGTTATAAAGCGACAATTGCAGGAAATACATATACTATTATAGGAAAAGAAAGTCATTATCATATGGATATTGTTAATCAATTGGCAAACGAACAACTTGAAACAATTATGAAAAATGCTCCTAAGCTATCAACAGAACAGGCAGCTATCTTACTAGCGATTAATACACTATCTGTTCAAATAAAACAACAAGAAACCATTCTTGATTTGAAAAAAGATATTAGTGATTTAGAAGATGAGCTGGAGAAAATGATGGGATTAGAAGAACGTCTTGCTAATATTGAATCTAGAGAAAAAGAGATGCGAAAAAAGATACTACAAGAGAATCGTAAGTTGACAGATGAAGAGATGTTAAATCAAATTGAAATTCAAAAAATTGTCAATGAGCAAGCAAAAGAAAAAATTAAACGAAACAATAATCAAAAGAAATCATCAATTAATAAATAA
- a CDS encoding amidase family protein, translating into MSIKNHIKLLLATALLSVGIHTQAVEVPITTTSSSAVITETTHHVKLTTDEYISMSATDLAKLVREKKVTTEELIDLAFQVNDIENPRTNALITTRKELALKEASEMVDNGQPFFGVPIVMKGLGHSIVGGSNSNGLDFNKHVTTKFNGRIAKSLQDLGFVIIGQSNYPQLGLKNVTDSTLYGPTGSPWNPNYQAGGSSGGSGAAIASGVVPVASGSDAGGSIRIPASWNGLVGLKPSRGIISGNAKTGQVVNFPLAKNMEDTTALFENLLTSDINPTPTNLTGIKVGYTTTSPVGTPVSDDAKQAVMNAVNFLNSKGFVTEEISIPVDGVRLMHGYYEMATASGSLANFLAKQTLKRSLHIDDVDPVTWALYQASEFVHKEDLEKVSAYNDEVKETMEGLYKEYPLILTPTTASTAPGLTESLLTPEYAEQIKHIDELKTKDERMKVVYDQWLNSLAYTPFTQLANLTGQPAISLPTYVSKNNLPLGIQFNAATNQDRLLLEIGKLFEENNQFKQLHTKKGVVAPETSDTMPSTTESTTKTESSSSSSSEMETSQTNDSMSHESTQETTSVTNTTTAENSTDSTTQTTSNESKSSTTSTSETTDTTVSSSQQESSSTSSSAALVSEDDSIEITPIPEITSITKSSSSEHSSQSASSESSQTSEISSQTDTKSQKTVSKKKKINNDNQELKSLSRLPKTGEVVQKYLPLIGILIIGLAAIFMYMKKKKQ; encoded by the coding sequence ATGTCGATAAAAAATCATATTAAATTATTACTTGCCACAGCTCTATTGTCTGTTGGTATACATACTCAAGCAGTGGAAGTTCCTATCACTACCACTAGTAGTTCAGCCGTCATTACTGAAACAACTCACCACGTTAAGCTAACAACTGATGAATATATTTCTATGAGTGCCACTGATTTAGCAAAATTAGTAAGAGAGAAAAAAGTTACAACCGAAGAATTAATTGACTTAGCTTTTCAAGTTAATGACATAGAAAACCCACGAACAAATGCTTTAATTACCACAAGAAAAGAACTTGCTTTAAAAGAAGCAAGCGAGATGGTCGATAACGGTCAACCTTTTTTTGGTGTCCCTATCGTGATGAAAGGTTTAGGTCATAGCATCGTTGGAGGAAGTAACTCAAATGGGTTAGATTTTAACAAACATGTCACAACAAAATTTAACGGGCGAATTGCCAAATCATTACAAGATTTAGGCTTTGTTATCATTGGTCAAAGTAACTACCCACAATTAGGTTTGAAAAACGTGACTGACTCAACTCTTTATGGTCCAACTGGAAGTCCTTGGAACCCCAACTATCAAGCAGGTGGGTCTTCTGGTGGTTCTGGGGCCGCAATTGCGTCAGGTGTTGTGCCAGTTGCTTCTGGAAGTGATGCTGGTGGGTCTATCAGAATTCCGGCATCATGGAATGGTCTTGTGGGATTAAAACCTTCTAGAGGAATCATTTCAGGAAATGCAAAAACTGGACAAGTCGTTAATTTCCCACTTGCTAAAAACATGGAAGACACGACAGCTTTATTTGAAAATTTATTAACATCTGACATTAATCCTACACCTACTAATCTTACTGGAATAAAAGTAGGTTACACCACTACTTCACCTGTTGGAACACCTGTCAGTGATGATGCTAAACAAGCTGTTATGAACGCTGTGAACTTTTTAAATTCAAAAGGATTTGTCACTGAAGAAATATCTATCCCTGTTGATGGTGTTAGATTGATGCACGGATATTATGAAATGGCTACTGCTTCAGGTAGTTTAGCAAACTTTTTAGCTAAACAAACTTTAAAAAGAAGTTTGCATATAGACGATGTTGATCCAGTTACTTGGGCTCTTTATCAAGCAAGTGAATTTGTCCATAAAGAAGATTTAGAAAAAGTCAGTGCTTATAATGATGAAGTCAAAGAAACAATGGAAGGTTTGTATAAAGAATACCCATTAATCTTAACTCCTACTACAGCCTCAACTGCTCCAGGACTAACTGAATCTTTATTAACACCAGAATACGCTGAACAGATCAAACATATTGATGAGTTGAAAACAAAAGATGAACGTATGAAAGTTGTCTATGATCAATGGTTAAATTCATTAGCATACACACCGTTCACTCAGTTAGCAAATTTAACTGGCCAACCTGCAATTAGTTTACCTACTTATGTCAGCAAAAATAATTTACCTTTAGGGATACAATTTAATGCTGCGACAAATCAAGATAGACTTTTACTAGAAATAGGAAAACTATTTGAAGAAAATAATCAATTTAAACAATTGCACACCAAAAAAGGTGTAGTCGCTCCTGAAACAAGCGATACAATGCCTTCCACTACAGAGTCAACAACAAAAACTGAGTCTAGTTCTTCTTCAAGTAGTGAGATGGAAACCAGTCAAACAAATGATAGTATGAGTCATGAGTCGACACAAGAAACAACTAGCGTAACAAATACTACGACTGCAGAAAATAGCACTGACTCTACGACCCAAACAACAAGTAACGAATCAAAGAGTTCCACCACTAGTACTTCTGAGACAACCGACACTACAGTAAGTAGTAGTCAACAAGAATCAAGTTCTACGTCATCTTCTGCTGCTCTAGTAAGTGAAGATGATAGCATTGAAATTACGCCTATTCCTGAAATAACTAGTATTACAAAATCAAGCTCTAGTGAACACTCAAGTCAATCAGCCAGTTCAGAGAGTAGTCAAACTAGTGAAATAAGTAGTCAGACAGACACTAAATCTCAGAAAACAGTTTCTAAAAAGAAAAAAATAAACAACGATAATCAGGAACTAAAATCTTTATCTCGTCTTCCTAAAACAGGAGAAGTTGTCCAAAAATATCTGCCACTCATCGGAATATTAATCATTGGTTTAGCAGCTATTTTTATGTATATGAAAAAGAAAAAACAATAA